One Cucurbita pepo subsp. pepo cultivar mu-cu-16 chromosome LG20, ASM280686v2, whole genome shotgun sequence genomic window carries:
- the LOC111783073 gene encoding single-stranded DNA-binding protein, mitochondrial-like, with protein sequence MTSMAVLSRRLFRSFLSNSKASNHHDVLPVIYSSKNLSFRSVSDIGESSIDSDMDLGSHSVSNRPSLSPSSSQSSSQTRTIYNRPLENGLDAGIYKAILVGQVGQSPLQKQLKSGRTVTLLSVGTGGIRNNRRPLANEEPREYANRCAVQWHRVSIYPQRLGDVVMKHVVPGSILYLEGNLETKIFTDSTTGLVRRIREVAIRRSGRLVFLGKGEGDVQQSTQSEFRGVGYY encoded by the exons ATGACCTCCATGGCTGTTCTGTCAAGAAGGCTCTTCCGCTCTTTCCTGTCGAATTCTAAAGCTTCTAATCACCACGACGTCCTACCCGTGATCTATAGCTCGAAGAATCTTTCCTTCCGCTCGGTCTCAGACATCGGCGAGTCCAGTATTGACTCGGACATGGACTTGGGCTCACATTCAGTATCTAATCGACCTTCTCTCTCACCGTCCTCGTCCCAGTCTTCATCCCAGACGAGAACCATCTATAATCGACCTCTGGAAAATGGCCTCGATGCTGGCATTTATAAG gctatattGGTGGGTCAGGTGGGGCAAAGTCCATTGCAGAAGCAGCTGAAAAGTGGGAGAACAGTGACGCTGTTATCAGTTGGTACGGGTGGTATTCGTAATAATCGGAGACCCTTGGCTAACGAGGAGCCCAGAGAGTATGCAAATCGGTGCGCAGTTCAGTGGCATCGGGTTTCGATTTATCCTCAGAGACTGGGCGATGTTGTCATGAAGCATGTTGTGCCCGG ttcaattttgtatttggaGGGGAATTTAGAGACCAAAATCTTCACTGATTCAACCACTGGTCTTGTTCGACGCATTAGAGAAGTTGCCATTCGTCGCAGTG GCCGCCTGGTATTTTTGGGCAAGGGAGAAGGTGATGTTCAGCAATCTACTCAATCAGAATTCAGAGGTGTTGGCTATTACTAA
- the LOC111783076 gene encoding uncharacterized protein LOC111783076 produces the protein MSQATPEHGGSTSISEGGSVLASPRRAAATLLVSLSTLVALCAKHANRASKKLQTKLKSKQLPRLELLSSQVCPKRLLKSISNTAITLIHKKKKNKQGGGDAGEEWGDGGVWQKAIMMGDKCEPLNFSGVIYYDSNGKQLNEVPLRSPRASPLPAFLATSPRQVY, from the coding sequence ATGAGTCAAGCCACACCGGAACACGGCGGCTCCACCTCCATCTCCGAAGGTGGCTCCGTCCTGGCGTCTCCGAGGCGAGCGGCGGCGACCTTGCTGGTCTCTTTATCGACTCTGGTAGCGCTCTGTGCGAAGCATGCGAACAGAGCATCAAAAAAGCTTCAAACGAAACTGAAATCGAAGCAATTGCCGCGATTGGAGTTGCTATCATCGCAGGTTTGCCCGAAGCGGCTTCTGAAGAGCATAAGCAACACGGCGATCACGCTGATccataagaagaagaaaaacaagcaaGGCGGTGGCGATGCGGGAGAGGAATGGGGAGACGGCGGAGTCTGGCAGAAGGCGATCATGATGGGGGATAAGTGTGAACCGTTGAATTTCTCGGGCGTAATTTATTACGATAGTAACGGGAAACAGCTGAACGAAGTGCCTTTACGATCGCCACGTGCCAGTCCGTTGCCTGCCTTCCTCGCAACCAGTCCCCGCCAGGTCTACTGA
- the LOC111783074 gene encoding uncharacterized protein LOC111783074: MDLRKIVVIVEDVEAARTALKWTLNNLMRYGDLITLLHVFPTTRSKSASKLRHLRLNGYQLALSFKDLCTTFPNTKVEIIVTEGGGGDEEGRKIATVVREIGASVLVVGLHDRSFLYKMAVEEDDIARNFKCKVLAIKSSTEEPQKTKNVEVIAAAADTSSSTNMDFSQIEIAKLQAPEIPPQKIPYRICPDPSAIIWRSKKSRTRWTL, encoded by the exons ATGGATTTGAGGAAAATCGTGGTGATTGTTGAAGACGTTGAAGCAGCTAGAACGGCATTGAAGTGGACGCTCAATAACCTAATGCGCTACGGCGATTTGATTACTCTTCTCCATGTATTTCCGACTACAAGATCCAAAAGCGCTTCCAAACTTCGTCATCTCCGATTGAACGGCTATCAATTAGCCCTATCCTTCAAAGACCTCTGTACCACTTTCCCCAAT ACAAAGGTAGAGATTATTGTGACGgaaggcggcggcggcgacgaAGAAGGTAGAAAGATCGCAACCGTGGTTAGAGAGATTGGAGCTTCTGTGCTTGTGGTTGGCCTCCATGATCGCAGCTTTCTGTACAA GATGGCTGTGGAGGAAGATGATATAGCAAGGAACTTCAAATGTAAAGTTCTGGCAATCAAGAGCTCAACAGAAGAACCACAGAAAACCAAAAACGTGGAGGTTATAGCAGCAGCAGCGGATACGAGCAGTTCAACAAACATGGACTTTTCCCAGATCGAGATTGCCAAATTACA AGCTCCTGAAATTCCTCCGCAGAAAATTCCATACAGAATCTGCCCCGACCCTTCTGCCATTATTTGGAGATCcaagaaatcaagaacaaggTGGACCTTGTGA